A part of Homoserinibacter sp. YIM 151385 genomic DNA contains:
- a CDS encoding CDP-alcohol phosphatidyltransferase family protein has translation MTMVSSRVVTIPNLLSLLRLLLIPVFIVLMVTEQYGYAVLTLAVSSITDFADGYIARRFGQVTRLGQLLDPAADRLYILTTLLGITIAGIVPWWFPLVIIAREALLIGLGLVLARHGYGPLPVHSLGKMGTFCLLLGFPVVLLAAAFPAAAPIAAPIGWAALIWGAYLYWWAGFAYARETVRVVRLARVPQEAGSDTLDS, from the coding sequence ATGACGATGGTCAGCTCGAGGGTCGTGACGATCCCCAATCTGCTGAGCCTGCTCCGGCTCCTCCTGATCCCGGTCTTCATCGTGCTCATGGTGACCGAGCAGTACGGCTACGCGGTCCTCACCCTCGCCGTCTCGAGCATCACCGACTTCGCCGACGGCTACATCGCGCGCCGCTTCGGCCAGGTCACGCGCCTCGGCCAGCTGCTGGATCCCGCCGCCGACCGGCTCTACATCCTCACGACCCTGCTCGGCATCACGATCGCCGGCATCGTGCCGTGGTGGTTCCCGCTCGTCATCATCGCCCGCGAGGCCCTGCTGATCGGCCTCGGCCTCGTGCTCGCACGGCACGGCTACGGACCCCTCCCGGTGCACAGCCTCGGCAAGATGGGCACCTTCTGCCTCCTCCTCGGGTTCCCGGTCGTCCTGCTCGCGGCGGCCTTCCCGGCGGCGGCGCCGATCGCGGCGCCGATCGGCTGGGCCGCCCTCATCTGGGGCGCGTACCTGTACTGGTGGGCGGGCTTCGCCTACGCGCGGGAGACCGTCCGGGTGGTGCGTCTCGCGAGGGTTCCGCAGGAGGCGGGATCGGATACGCTGGACAGCTGA
- the ftsR gene encoding transcriptional regulator FtsR: MPGAPSSQLLSIGQVLARLNPEFPDLTPSKLRFLEERQLISPARTESGYRKFSGADLERLRLILSMQRDHYLPLKVIRGYLDDLDAGREPVLPGGRQVASPSMLPSERRLSREELVREAGANAMLLSDAVSASLIVPADHYGEEALSVLRALVELQRSGIEPRHLRGFRAAAERELGLIESALIPVARRKDASSRAKAAEMAREIAGQLEVVRSSLIRSALSRL, encoded by the coding sequence GTGCCCGGGGCCCCGTCGAGCCAGCTCCTCAGCATCGGGCAGGTGCTCGCGCGGCTGAACCCGGAGTTCCCGGATCTCACGCCGTCGAAGCTGCGCTTCCTCGAGGAGCGCCAGCTCATCTCGCCCGCGCGCACGGAGTCCGGGTACCGCAAGTTCTCCGGCGCCGATCTCGAGCGGCTTCGGCTCATCCTCTCGATGCAGCGCGACCACTACCTCCCGCTCAAGGTCATCCGCGGCTACCTCGACGACCTGGATGCCGGGCGCGAGCCGGTCCTGCCGGGCGGCCGGCAGGTCGCCTCGCCGTCGATGCTGCCGAGCGAGCGGCGGCTGTCGCGCGAGGAGCTGGTCCGGGAGGCGGGCGCGAACGCGATGCTCCTCTCGGATGCCGTGTCGGCCTCCCTCATCGTCCCCGCCGACCACTACGGCGAGGAGGCGCTCTCGGTGCTGAGAGCGCTCGTGGAGCTGCAGCGCTCGGGCATCGAGCCGCGCCACCTGCGCGGCTTCCGCGCGGCGGCGGAGCGCGAGCTGGGGCTCATCGAGAGCGCGCTCATCCCGGTCGCGCGTCGCAAGGACGCGTCGAGCCGGGCGAAGGCCGCCGAGATGGCGCGCGAGATCGCGGGCCAGCTCGAGGTCGTGCGCTCGAGCCTCATCCGCTCGGCGCTGAGCCGGCTCTAG
- a CDS encoding MerR family transcriptional regulator produces MSEAGRSDDSRYDLGLLFTDGLPDLDADAGYRGAVAARAAGISYRQLDYWARTQLVEPTVRGAAGSGSQRLYGFRDILVLKLVKRLLDTGISLQQIRTAIGQLRESGVDDLAQTTLMSDGASVYLCTSDDEVIDLVRQGQGVFGIAVGKVLREVESSLVELDAPEPAEDPADELAARRQRKAEAS; encoded by the coding sequence ATGAGTGAAGCGGGCCGGAGCGACGACTCCCGCTACGACCTCGGTCTGCTGTTCACCGACGGCCTCCCGGATCTGGACGCCGACGCGGGCTACCGCGGCGCCGTGGCGGCGCGGGCGGCCGGCATCTCCTACCGTCAGCTCGACTACTGGGCACGCACCCAGCTCGTCGAGCCGACCGTGCGCGGCGCGGCCGGCTCCGGGTCGCAGCGCCTCTACGGCTTCCGCGACATCCTCGTGCTCAAGCTCGTGAAGCGGCTCCTCGACACCGGCATCTCGCTCCAGCAGATCCGCACCGCGATCGGCCAGCTCCGTGAGTCCGGCGTCGACGACCTCGCGCAGACGACCCTCATGTCGGACGGCGCGAGCGTCTACCTCTGCACCTCCGACGACGAGGTCATCGACCTCGTCCGCCAGGGGCAGGGCGTCTTCGGCATCGCCGTGGGCAAGGTCCTCCGCGAGGTCGAGTCGAGCCTCGTCGAGCTCGACGCGCCCGAGCCCGCCGAGGACCCGGCGGACGAGCTCGCGGCTCGCCGTCAGCGCAAGGCCGAGGCCTCCTAG
- a CDS encoding DUF1295 domain-containing protein, whose product MEPLAVVLAIAATLALGTWTAGRVTGDASWVDRIWSLAPPVYVAVFAAFAGFLDPRLDIMALLAALWGARLTVNLARRGGYRGVEDHRWAILRARMSRRRWIAFDALVIQLGRHAILVLIALPALTAYQHRGERFGALDAAASALFLLALAGETIADQQQWDFRAARREAVAQGRAMGPGFPTTGLWAWSRHPNHLFEQLQWWAFFVLGAAASGTLLQWTALGALLLTLLVHASTRFTESISRSRHPGYADYARRTPMLLPRPPRVARREGASRT is encoded by the coding sequence ATGGAGCCGCTCGCCGTCGTGCTCGCGATCGCCGCGACGCTCGCGCTCGGCACCTGGACCGCGGGCCGCGTCACGGGCGACGCCTCGTGGGTCGACCGGATCTGGTCGCTCGCGCCGCCCGTCTACGTCGCCGTCTTCGCGGCCTTCGCCGGGTTCCTCGATCCCCGGCTCGACATCATGGCGCTCCTCGCGGCGCTCTGGGGCGCCCGGCTCACCGTGAACCTCGCCCGGCGCGGCGGCTACCGCGGCGTCGAGGACCATCGCTGGGCGATCCTGCGCGCGCGGATGTCTCGGCGGCGGTGGATCGCCTTCGACGCGCTCGTCATCCAGCTGGGCCGGCACGCGATCCTCGTCCTCATCGCCCTCCCGGCGCTCACCGCGTACCAGCACCGCGGCGAGCGCTTCGGCGCGCTCGATGCGGCCGCGTCCGCCCTCTTCCTCCTCGCGCTCGCCGGTGAGACGATCGCCGATCAGCAGCAGTGGGACTTCCGTGCGGCGCGGCGGGAGGCCGTCGCGCAGGGCCGGGCGATGGGGCCGGGATTCCCGACGACGGGCCTGTGGGCCTGGTCGCGGCATCCCAACCACCTCTTCGAGCAGTTGCAGTGGTGGGCCTTCTTCGTGCTGGGGGCCGCCGCGAGCGGCACCCTCCTCCAGTGGACGGCGCTCGGGGCGCTGCTGCTCACGCTCCTCGTCCACGCATCGACCCGGTTCACGGAGTCGATCTCTCGGTCGCGGCATCCCGGCTACGCGGACTACGCCCGGCGGACGCCCATGCTGCTCCCCCGGCCGCCGCGTGTTGCCCGGCGCGAGGGCGCGAGCCGGACGTAG
- a CDS encoding FHA domain-containing protein, which yields MVDHEASGQGGQHPQPASSPSADTTAHFTDEFVQQLAAMEAGVSMEEQEAIGALPSASALLVVRRGPNVGARFLLDADVTTVGRHPDAEIFLDDVTVSRRHAEFIRMGTAFQVRDLGSLNGTYFDGVRIESALLTDGAEVQVGKFRLTFYASRLDLAAAAGR from the coding sequence ATGGTCGACCACGAAGCTTCCGGTCAGGGTGGACAGCACCCGCAGCCGGCATCCAGCCCCAGCGCCGACACGACGGCCCACTTCACCGACGAGTTCGTCCAGCAGCTCGCGGCGATGGAGGCCGGCGTCTCCATGGAGGAGCAGGAGGCCATCGGCGCCCTGCCCTCGGCCTCGGCGCTCCTCGTGGTGCGGCGCGGCCCGAACGTCGGTGCGCGGTTCCTCCTCGACGCCGACGTCACGACGGTGGGCCGCCACCCCGACGCCGAGATCTTCCTCGACGACGTGACCGTCTCGCGGCGCCACGCGGAGTTCATCCGCATGGGCACGGCGTTCCAGGTCCGCGACCTCGGCTCCCTCAACGGCACCTACTTCGACGGCGTCCGGATCGAGTCCGCGCTGCTCACGGACGGCGCCGAGGTCCAGGTCGGCAAGTTCCGCCTGACCTTCTACGCCTCCCGCCTGGATCTCGCGGCCGCGGCGGGCCGGTAG